TTCGCCCCGGACCGGCTGTCCTGACCGGGAGAGAGATTTGGCAAACGAGACCACGCGCTTCGTGCATGACTCCCTTGAGGACGCCAAGACGATAAAGACCCTGCTGAACGCCCTGTCGAAAGGGTTTGCCAAGGGCAAGATGACCCTTGGCGATGGCGAGACCGAGATGGTTCTGAAAACCGACGGGTTGATGCATCTGCGCCTGAAGGCCGAATGCGACGACGGCCGCTGCCAGGTCAGCCTGCGCGTGTCCTGGACCGAAACACCCGAGGCCGCGCCGAAGAAAGGCCCGCCTGTCATCCAGTCCTGACCGAAAGGTCACGCCGAAGGCCGAACTGATCTGGCGGCACCGGTGGAAGACCCGGCGTCAGGCGGCAATCGCCTTGTTTGAATATATCAAAGGATCCTACAATCCCTGCCGCAGGCATTCAGCCCTCGGCCGGAAAAGCCTGGGGACCTTCGAGAGCAAGGCCGCCTGAAAGAGCGAAGAACCCGGCACTTTGCCGATGCAAGTTCACTTTGGCCACAGCTGAAAACGCTGGGCGCCACAAAGCTCTCGCGAGACGGCGAAGACTTCGGCCCGATCTTCGGCTGGCCAGAGATCCAAGCGAAATTCCTCTGCCACTGGCCGCCCCCCTGATTTCACATCGGGGGAGTCGCGCTGCGGGGCAAAATGACTGACTGTTGGCGGAAAGTCGGTGTTTGGATGTCGAACCTCACCTAAAAACCGCTCCAGCCCCTCTCACCCGCACTTGGAATGTCCGCAAGACATGCATGTCATGCAGCCCTCCACCATCCGCATGTCGTAGGAGCCGCAGGAGGGGCAGGACGGGCCGCGGGGGAGCGTCCCGGCGACCGCGGCCTCAGAGGTGGGATCGCGCTTCAGGCCCATGCCCTCGCCCTCGATAAAGCCGATGGCGACGAGATGGCGTTCGATGACACCGCCGATCGCGGCGAGGATCGAGGGGACGTATTTGCCCTGCATCCATGCGCCCCCGCGTGGGTCGAAAACGGCCTTCAGTTCCTCGACAACGAAGCTGACATCGCCCCCCCGGCGGAACACGGCCGAGATCATCCGGGTCAGTGCCACGGTCCAGGCAAAATGCTCCATGTTCTTGGAATTGATGAAAACCTCGAACGGGCGGCGGCGGCCGGAGATGACGATATCGTTGATGGTGATGTAGATCGCATGCTCGCTGTCGGGCCATTTCAGTTTGTAGGTGTGGCCCTCCAGCGATTGCGGACGGTCGAGCGGGTCGGAGATGTATACGACTTCGCCGGGCGGCACGGGATGCGTTCCGTCAGAGACGGGGATGTGGTCGGCCTTCGCAGCGCCCGCGTTCTCGTCGCCTGCGCCGACGCTCAGCACGCTCCCCGTCACGTCGTTCGGGCGATAGGTGGTGCAGCCTTTGCAACCCGTCTCGTAGGCTTGCAGATAGACGTCCTTGAAGTCCTCGAACGAGATATCCTCCGGGCAGTTGATCGTCTTGGAGATCGAGGAATCCACCCATTTCTGGGCCGCCGCCTGCATCTTCACATGCTCGGCCGGGCTCAGGGTCTGCGCGTTGACGAAGTAGTCGGGCAGGGCCGCATCACCGAACCTGTCGCGCCACATCTGTACGGCATAGTCGATCACCTCTTCCTCGGTTCGCGATCCGTCGCGCTGCAGCACCTTGCGGGTGTAGGCATAGGCAAAGACCGGTTCGATCCCCGAGGAGACATTCCCGGCGAACAGGCTGATCGTTCCCGTCGGCGCGATGGAGGTCAGAAGCGCATTGCGGATGCCATGTTCGGCGATCGCGTCGCGCACGTCCTGATCCATGTGGGTCAGCGATCCGCTGGCGAGGTATTTGTCGGCGTCGAACAGGGGGAACGCCCCCTTCTCCTTCGCCAGATGCGCCGAGGCCAGATAGGCGGCGCGGGCGATCCGGTGCAACCAGCGCTCCGTCTGGCGCGCCGCCTCGTCCGACCCATAGCGCAGGCCCACCATCAACAGGGCATCGGCCAGCCCGGTGACCCCCAGCCCGATCCGGCGCTTGGCGCGTGCCTCTTCCTGCTGTTGCGGAAGGGCAAAGCGGCTGGCATCCACGACGTTGTCCATCATGCGCACGGCGGTCGCGACCAGATCGTCCAGCGCGCCCTCATCCAGCTCCGCGTTGCTGTCGAACGGGTCACGGACAAGGCGCGCAAGGTTGATCGACCCCAAGAGGCAGGCGCCATAGGGCGGCAAGGGCTGCTCCCCGCAGGGGTTTGTGGCGGCGATCTCCTCGCAATAGGCGAGGTTGTTCATCTGGTTGATCCGGTCGATGAAGATCACGCCCGGTTCGGCATAATCATAGGTCGCGCGCATGATCCGGTTCCACAGATCGCGCGCCTCGACCGTGTGATAGACCTTGCCATCGAAGGTCAGTTCCCAGGGCCCATCGGCTTTCACAGCCTCCATGAACGCATCGGTCACAAGGACGGACAGGTTGAACATGCGCAGGCGGGCCGCATCCTGCTTGGCCGTTATGAAGTCCTCGATATCGGGGTGGTCACAGCGCATGGTGGCCATCATCGCGCCCCGGCGGCTGCCGGCCGACATGATTGTGCGGCACATCGCGTCCCACACATCCATAAAGGACAGCGGCCCCGACGCATCCGCCGCGACGCCCTTCACATCCGCCCCCTTGGGGCGGATCGTCGAGAAGTCGTAGCCGATCCCCCCGCCCTGCTGCATGGTCAAGGCGGCCTCTTTCAGCGCCTCGAAGATGCCGCCCATGCTGTCGGGGATGGTGCCCATGACGAAGCAGTTGAAAAGCGTAACCGACCGCCCGGTGCCCGCGCCCGCGGTAATCCGCCCCGCGGGCAGGAACCGGAAATCCTCCAGCGCGGCGTAGAATGCGTCTTCCCAC
The genomic region above belongs to Rhodovulum sp. P5 and contains:
- a CDS encoding adenosylcobalamin-dependent ribonucleoside-diphosphate reductase yields the protein MTRFSAPIAEQIWDMKYRLKQADGTVIDQTVEDTWRRIARALAEPEADPAEWEDAFYAALEDFRFLPAGRITAGAGTGRSVTLFNCFVMGTIPDSMGGIFEALKEAALTMQQGGGIGYDFSTIRPKGADVKGVAADASGPLSFMDVWDAMCRTIMSAGSRRGAMMATMRCDHPDIEDFITAKQDAARLRMFNLSVLVTDAFMEAVKADGPWELTFDGKVYHTVEARDLWNRIMRATYDYAEPGVIFIDRINQMNNLAYCEEIAATNPCGEQPLPPYGACLLGSINLARLVRDPFDSNAELDEGALDDLVATAVRMMDNVVDASRFALPQQQEEARAKRRIGLGVTGLADALLMVGLRYGSDEAARQTERWLHRIARAAYLASAHLAKEKGAFPLFDADKYLASGSLTHMDQDVRDAIAEHGIRNALLTSIAPTGTISLFAGNVSSGIEPVFAYAYTRKVLQRDGSRTEEEVIDYAVQMWRDRFGDAALPDYFVNAQTLSPAEHVKMQAAAQKWVDSSISKTINCPEDISFEDFKDVYLQAYETGCKGCTTYRPNDVTGSVLSVGAGDENAGAAKADHIPVSDGTHPVPPGEVVYISDPLDRPQSLEGHTYKLKWPDSEHAIYITINDIVISGRRRPFEVFINSKNMEHFAWTVALTRMISAVFRRGGDVSFVVEELKAVFDPRGGAWMQGKYVPSILAAIGGVIERHLVAIGFIEGEGMGLKRDPTSEAAVAGTLPRGPSCPSCGSYDMRMVEGCMTCMSCGHSKCG
- a CDS encoding amphi-Trp domain-containing protein; translation: MANETTRFVHDSLEDAKTIKTLLNALSKGFAKGKMTLGDGETEMVLKTDGLMHLRLKAECDDGRCQVSLRVSWTETPEAAPKKGPPVIQS